One window from the genome of Streptomyces sp. NBC_01476 encodes:
- a CDS encoding phosphoribosylaminoimidazolesuccinocarboxamide synthase: MPGFVHKPEAVQVPGLVHLHTGKVRELYQNTAGELVMVASDRTSAFDWVLPTEIPDKGRILTQLSLWWFDLLADLVPNHLISTEVPEGAPADWAGRVMVCRSLRMIPVEAVARGYLTGSGLAEYAESQTVCGVALPPGLVDGSELPGPVFTPATKAAVGEHDENVTYEEVAREVGVETAAQLRQATLAVYTRGRDIARQRGLILADTKFEFGYDDQENLVIADEVLTPDSSRYWPADQWEPGHPQPSFDKQFIRDWLTSDASGWDRSSDEPPPPLPEEIVAQSRARYVEAYERLTGNTWS, translated from the coding sequence ATGCCCGGATTCGTCCACAAACCCGAAGCCGTCCAGGTGCCGGGCCTCGTGCATCTGCACACCGGCAAGGTGCGCGAGCTCTACCAGAACACGGCCGGCGAGCTGGTGATGGTGGCCAGTGACCGTACCTCCGCGTTCGACTGGGTGCTGCCCACCGAGATCCCGGACAAGGGCCGGATCCTCACCCAGCTCTCGCTGTGGTGGTTCGACCTGCTGGCCGACCTGGTGCCGAACCACCTGATCTCCACCGAGGTCCCCGAGGGCGCCCCGGCGGACTGGGCCGGCCGCGTCATGGTGTGCCGCTCGCTGCGGATGATCCCGGTGGAGGCCGTGGCCCGCGGCTATCTGACCGGCTCGGGGCTGGCCGAGTACGCCGAGTCCCAGACGGTCTGCGGCGTCGCGCTGCCGCCGGGCCTGGTCGACGGCTCGGAGCTGCCGGGGCCGGTCTTCACCCCGGCCACCAAGGCCGCGGTCGGCGAGCACGACGAGAACGTGACGTACGAGGAGGTGGCCCGCGAGGTCGGCGTGGAGACCGCCGCCCAGCTGCGCCAGGCGACGCTCGCGGTCTACACCCGGGGCCGTGACATCGCCCGGCAGCGCGGGCTGATCCTGGCCGACACCAAGTTCGAGTTCGGCTACGACGACCAGGAGAACCTGGTCATCGCCGACGAGGTGCTGACCCCGGACTCGTCCCGCTACTGGCCGGCCGACCAGTGGGAGCCGGGCCACCCGCAGCCGTCCTTCGACAAGCAGTTCATCCGCGACTGGCTCACCTCGGACGCCTCCGGCTGGGACCGGTCGAGCGACGAGCCGCCGCCCCCGCTGCCCGAGGAGATCGTGGCGCAGTCCCGGGCCCGGTACGTGGAGGCGTACGAGCGGCTGACCGGCAATACCTGGAGCTGA